In a genomic window of Zingiber officinale cultivar Zhangliang chromosome 9B, Zo_v1.1, whole genome shotgun sequence:
- the LOC122024980 gene encoding putative pentatricopeptide repeat-containing protein At1g68930: protein MTSRLSNHYSSLLKLCSQARDLKKLHCFILKTLDLAGDTFLSNNLITSYSNRSLLVYARNLFDQILHPNPFSWNGLLSAYSKAGHIPQMEQVFSSMPSRDLVSWNALVSGYIGRGCCERAFDAYRALLLEGRVAANRITFSSLLIIASKCSDFNLGRQVHCHILKFGFASHVFVGSPLVDMYSKAGFVHEAKRVFEDIEEKNVVLYNIMLAGLLRSGKVEDSKKLFDEMEEKDSISWTTMVTGLTQNGLEQQAVDLSRAMRAEGVCMDQFTFGSILTACGGLSALELGKQTHAFIIRTRYDENVFAGSALVDMYSKCRRIESAELVFQRMKTKNVVSWTSMLVGYGQNGCSEEAVRTYCEMQKQGIEPDDFTLGSVISSCANLASLEEGAQLHCKANISGLISFITVSNAIVTLYGKCGIIEDSHKLFNEMRSRDSVSWTALVSGYAQFGKANETMDLFERMLNEGVMPDGITFIGVLSACSRAGLVEKGYRYYNSMIHDHHIVPTADHYTCMIDLLSRSGRLKEAENFIKQMPCRPDAVAWATLLSSCRFRNELEIGKWAAENLLELEPQNPASYVLLSSLHAARGNWDEVAHLRKGMRDKNVRKEPGCSWIKYKNKVHIFSADDQSHPYSERIYAELEKLSSKMIAEGYKPDVSSVLHDVTESAKIHLLSHHSEKLAIAFGLIFIPPELPIRVVKNLRVCMDCHNATKFISKISNREILVRDSIRFHKFSGGACSCGDFW, encoded by the coding sequence ATGACTTCTCGTCTTTCAAATCACTACTCTTCCCTCCTCAAGCTCTGCTCTCAAGCTCGCGACCTTAAGAAGTTGCACTGCTTCATCCTTAAAACCCTCGACCTCGCCGGCGACACCTTCCTTTCTAACAACCTCATCACCTCCTACTCCAACCGCAGCCTCCTCGTCTATGCCCGCAACTTGTTCGACCAAATTCTCCACCCAAACCCCTTCTCGTGGAACGGGCTCCTCTCCGCCTACTCCAAGGCCGGTCACATCCCACAGATGGAGCAAGTGTTTTCCTCGATGCCCTCGAGGGATTTAGTGTCGTGGAATGCCCTTGTATCGGGCTACATCGGCCGGGGTTGCTGTGAAAGAGCTTTCGATGCGTATCGAGCATTGTTGCTGGAAGGCCGCGTTGCGGCCAACCGTATCACGTTCTCTAGCTTGCTTATAATCGCGTCAAAGTGCTCAGATTTCAATTTAGGTCGGCAAGTCCATTGCCATATCCTCAAATTCGGGTTTGCGTCGCATGTGTTTGTGGGAAGTCCGCTTGTTGACATGTACTCAAAGGCTGGTTTTGTGCATGAAGCAAAGAGAGTTTTTGAAGACATTGAGGAGAAAAATGTTGTTTTGTACAACATTATGTTGGCAGGGCTACTCAGAAGTGGTAAGGTTGAGGATTCGAAGAAATTGTTCGATGAGATGGAAGAAAAGGACTCAATTTCGTGGACGACAATGGTCACTGGGCTTACGCAGAATGGATTGGAACAACAAGCTGTTGATTTATCCAGGGCCATGAGGGCAGAAGGTGTTTGTATGGATCAGTTTACTTTTGGCAGCATTTTGACTGCTTGTGGAGGCCTCTCTGCTTTAGAATTGGGGAAACAGACCCATGCCTTCATCATTAGGACTCGCTATGATGAAAATGTATTTGCAGGGAGTGCATTGGTCGACATGTATTCAAAATGCAGGCGTATCGAGTCTGCAGAATTGGTTTTTCAAAGAATGAAGACAAAGAACGTTGTTTCATGGACATCAATGCTTGTGGGTTATGGTCAGAATGGATGCAGTGAAGAGGCTGTCAGAACTTATTGTGAAATGCAGAAACAAGGCATTGAACCAGATGATTTCACGCTTGGGAGCGTGATAAGCTCGTGCGCCAATCTAGCAAGCTTGGAAGAGGGTGCGCAGCTTCATTGCAAGGCAAACATCTCAGGATTGATTTCATTCATCACTGTTTCTAATGCCATAGTTACATTGTATGGAAAGTGTGGGATCATTGAAGACTCACACAAGTTGTTTAACGAAATGCGGAGTAGAGACTCAGTCTCTTGGACAGCTCTGGTTTCAGGTTATGCACAGTTTGGGAAGGCTAATGAAACAATGGACTTGTTTGAACGCATGTTGAATGAAGGTGTGATGCCTGATGGTATCACATTTATAGGTGTCCTTTCTGCTTGCAGTCGAGCAGGGCTGGTGGAGAAAGGATATAGGTATTACAATTCGATGATACACGACCACCACATTGTGCCAACAGCTGATCATTATACATGTATGATAGATCTATTGAGCAGATCAGGAAGGTTAAAGGAGGCTGAAAATTTCATAAAGCAGATGCCTTGTCGCCCGGATGCAGTCGCATGGGCAACCCTATTAAGCTCGTGCAGATTCCGCAATGAGTTGGAGATAGGCAAATGGGCAGCTGAGAACTTGTTAGAGCTCGAACCGCAAAACCCTGCAAGCTATGTGTTGCTTTCGAGTTTACATGCTGCAAGAGGTAATTGGGATGAGGTAGCACATTTGCGAAAGGGAATGCGAGATAAAAATGTGAGAAAGGAGCCTGGTTGTAGTTGGATTAAGTACAAGAACAAAGTTCATATCTTTTCCGCCGACGATCAGTCTCATCCGTACTCCGAGAGAATATATGCTGAACTAGAGAAGCTCAGCAGCAAGATGATTGCAGAAGGATACAAGCCTGACGTGAGTTCTGTTTTGCATGATGTGACTGAATCAGCGAAGATTCATTTGCTCAGCCACCACAGTGAGAAGCTTGCCATTGCTTTTGGTTTGATTTTTATACCGCCTGAACTGCCGATAAGAGTAGTTAAGAACCTCCGAGTTTGCATGGATTGTCACAATGCAACCAAGTTCATATCCAAAATCTCCAACCGAGAAATTCTCGTAAGGGATTCCATTCGGTTCCATAAGTTCAGTGGAGGAGCTTGTTCATGTGGTGATTTTTGGTGA
- the LOC122024981 gene encoding phosphatidylinositol 4-kinase gamma 5-like, producing the protein MPPNLDSPVRTQMAVAVLNPSCGDFCGSRTCEAKPVGRRRIFVQTETGCVHVLQLDRQDNAHTVKRKLQIALNVPTEESSLTFGDLELKNDLSVVRGDSPLLLTRNSMHRSCSTPCLSPTMKDLEQRDLGGPIEILGCSTQCARMKQLVKDAMKAIKNGIEPVPVHNGLGGAYYIRNKKGDKIAIVKPTDEEPYAPNNPKGFVGKALGQPGLKRSVRVGETGFREVAAYLLDYGNFANVPPTLLVKITHSAFHVNNEMNNTNWNGGRKQQVISKIASFQQFIPHDFDASDHGTSSFPVAAIHRIGILDIRIFNTDRHAGNLLVRKIENGVGRFGGIMELIPIDHGLCLPEGLEDPYFEWIHWPQASVPFSEDELEYIANLNPIKDSDMLRRELPMIREACLRVLVLCTIFLKEAATFGLCLSEIGAMMSREFSGMEEEPSELELICLEARKFVGEREVFSQASDLEEEDAFQFHMEYNEEDQHMMYNPMQSFRCGLGGGCSRNPLSMLEESIEEEEESDEENKKNTATESNGFSQDQDMFRYAANLSTSLKFISLTEKAQRNWVGTYNENAKAINRVGTNGPFQGRNSRSAEEKLPPSTSFVKLSDMDEEQWRVFLEHFQELLPNAFQSRRSLSSGQKQKQRLGTSCQF; encoded by the coding sequence ATGCCTCCTAACTTGGACAGCCCTGTTCGGACCCAGATGGCAGTTGCAGTGTTGAATCCGTCCTGTGGCGATTTCTGCGGCAGCAGAACTTGTGAGGCAAAGCCGGTAGGAAGGAGACGAATCTTTGTCCAGACTGAGACTGGCTGTGTGCATGTGCTCCAGTTAGACCGTCAAGATAATGCGCACACTGTGAAAAGAAAACTGCAGATTGCTCTCAATGTTCCTACTGAGGAGAGCTCCCTAACGTTTGGTGATCTCGAGTTAAAGAATGATCTGAGTGTTGTCCGAGGTGATTCTCCGTTGCTTCTCACTCGCAATTCCATGCACAGAAGTTGCTCCACTCCATGCTTGTCCCCGACCATGAAAGATCTTGAACAAAGGGACTTAGGTGGGCCGATCGAGATATTGGGTTGCTCAACTCAGTGTGCTCGGATGAAACAGCTTGTTAAGGATGCTATGAAGGCTATAAAAAATGGTATCGAACCTGTACCTGTTCACAATGGGCTTGGAGGTGCCTACTACATCAGGAATAAGAAGGGTGACAAAATTGCAATTGTGAAGCCTACAGATGAGGAGCCATATGCACCTAACAACCCAAAAGGTTTTGTTGGAAAAGCCCTTGGTCAGCCAGGCCTGAAAAGATCGGTACGAGTTGGTGAGACGGGCTTCAGAGAGGTTGCTGCTTACCTTCTGGACTATGGAAATTTCGCAAATGTTCCTCCAACGTTGCTGGTAAAGATCACCCACTCCGCGTTCCATGTCAACAATGAGATGAATAACACTAACTGGAATGGTGGCAGGAAGCAACAGGTTATAAGCAAGATTGCTTCATTCCAGCAGTTCATTCCACATGATTTTGATGCTAGCGACCATGGAACATCGAGTTTTCCTGTGGCAGCAATACATAGAATTGGGATACTTGACATACGGATTTTCAACACTGATAGGCATGCTGGAAATTTGCTGGTAAGAAAGATTGAGAATGGGGTTGGTAGATTCGGAGGAATAATGGAACTGATTCCCATAGATCATGGTCTCTGCTTGCCGGAGGGCTTGGAGGATCCTTATTTTGAGTGGATTCATTGGCCACAAGCATCGGTGCCATTTTCTGAGGATGAGTTAGAATATATAGCCAATCTTAATCCAATTAAAGATTCCGACATGCTTCGGAGGGAGCTGCCGATGATTCGGGAAGCCTGTCTGCGAGTTTTGGTCCTGTGCACAATTTTTCTCAAGGAAGCAGCAACTTTCGGGCTTTGCCTATCAGAGATTGGCGCGATGATGAGTCGAGAATTTAGTGGAATGGAAGAAGAACCTAGTGAGTTGGAGCTCATCTGCCTGGAAGCCAGGAAGTTTGTGGGAGAAAGAGAAGTATTTTCGCAGGCCTCTGATCTTGAAGAGGAAGATGCTTTCCAGTTTCACATGGAATACAACGAGGAAGATCAGCATATGATGTACAACCCAATGCAATCCTTCCGTTGTGGACTCGGTGGAGGTTGTTCCAGAAACCCTCTGTCAATGTTAGAGGAAAGcatagaggaggaggaggagagcgaCGAGGAGAATAAAAAGAACACAGCAACAGAAAGCAATGGCTTCTCACAAGACCAGGATATGTTCCGATATGCGGCCAACCTTTCCACATCACTGAAATTCATCAGCCTCACTGAAAAAGCACAAAGAAACTGGGTTGGAACATACAATGAAAATGCGAAGGCAATCAATAGGGTTGGCACCAATGGCCCATTTCAAGGTCGAAACAGCAGGAGCGCCGAAGAAAAGCTGCCTCCGAGTACCAGTTTCGTGAAGCTGTCTGACATGGATGAAGAACAATGGAGGGTATTTCTCGAGCATTTCCAGGAGTTATTGCCGAATGCTTTCCAGAGTCGCAGAAGCTTGTCCTCGGGCCAAAAACAGAAGCAAAGGCTGGGCACTTCTTGCCAGTTTTGA